DNA from Krasilnikovia cinnamomea:
TGCACGCCCTCGGGGTGGGCTTCGGCCGGCCCGGTGTCGCGGCACTGACCCTGACCGGGGTGCTGGCGCTGGGGATCGGGACGGCCGCGGCCGCCCGGGGCCGCCGCGACATCGGCGGGATCGGCCTCGCGGTCGGCCTGCTGGCCGTTCCCGCGATCGGCTGGACCGGCGCCGCGGCGGCGGGGCTGCCCACGTCCACGCAGTCGCGGGCCGCGCTGGCCGGGGTGGCGCTGCTGGTCGCCGTACGGCACCTGGTCGCGGTGCGGTGGCCCGGATACGGCGGTCACGCGCTGGCCGCCGCCCTGCTCGGCGCGGTGTCCGCGCCACTGTGGACCGCCGTCTCCGGTGACCCGGCGGGCGTGTACGCGGCGAGCGGCCTGCTGCTGGTCGCCCTGGCCACCGGTCACCGACCGCAGCACGGACGGCGCGGACACGGCCGGAACTGGGCCGCCGCGGCGGCCGTACCGCTCGGGGTGGTGCTGCTCGGTGCGGTCGCGACCGGCCTCGTGAGTGTGCTGGTGCTGCCGTGGGGCTGGCTGGCCGACGTGTGGTCCGGCCGTCCCGCCGGGGTCGGGCTGCACCCCGACGGTCTCGGCCGGGTGGCGGCCGCCGCCGTCCTCGCCGTGGCGTTGCTGGCGCCCGCCGCGGCCCTCGCGGCCGGCCGGCGTGCCGCGCACTGGGTGGCCGCGGCGCCGCTCGCCCTGACCGGACCGCTGGCGCTGGCGGCGGCCGGGGTGTCCTGGCCCGCCGTCCCGGCGGCCAGCCTCCTCGCCGGGCTGGCGGGTCTGCTGGCGGTCGCGATCCGCCCGCCGTGGCGCCCCGGCACCGGTGGGTTCGGGGCCACCGGTGCCGCAGCGCGCCGCGCCGGTGCGTCGTGGCCGGCGGCGAGTGGAGTCGCCACCGCCGTGACGTGCGCACTGCTGGCTGCGGCGGGGCTGGCCGGTGCGCTGCCGACCCGGTGGACGACGCTGGTGGGCCTCGGCGGGGTGCTCGTGGTCGGTGCCGTGGTCGGTGCCGCCGGACGCGACCTGCCCGCGCGGCTCGCCGGCTGGCTGGGCGCGGCCGGCGCGGCCCTGGGGTTCGCGTACACGGCCGGGCGGGCCGCCGGGCTGCCGGTGGCGCACACCGCGCTGCCGGTGCTGGGGGTGGCCGCGCTGGCGCTGGCGGTGGGGACGCTGCTGGCCGGGCGGCGACCGGTCGAGGGCCGGGCGGTGCAGGCCGCCGCGCACGCGGGCGCGGTCGTGGCGCTGCTGCTCAGCGCCGGAACCCGGTACGCCGCCGTGGTGTGCGCCCTGTGGGGCGTCGCCCTCGGGGTACGCGCGTTGCGTTCCGGTACGGCGAACCGCCGGATCCACATCGTCGCGGCCGCAGGCGCGGAACTGCTCGGGTGGTGGCTGCTGCTGGACGCCCAGCGGGTGTCCCTCGTGGAGGCGTACACCCTGCCCGCCGCCGGGGTGGCCCTGCTGGCCGGCTGGCTGGCCCGGCGCACCCGGGCCGAGCTGTCCAGTTGGAGCGCGTACGCGGTGGCGCTCGGCGCGGCCCTGCTGCCGACCCTCGCCGTCGTGCTGGCCAACGAGGGCGAACCGGTCCGGCGGCTGCTGCTCGGGCTGGGCGCGCTCGCGGTCGTGCTGCTCGGCGCCCGCGCCCGGCTGCAGGCGCCCGTGGTCACCGGCGGGGCGGTGCTGGGCGTCGTGGCCCTGCACGAGGCGGCGCTGATCTGGGATCTGCTGCCCCGCTGGATCCCGCTGGCCGCGGCCGGGCTGCTGCTCGTCGGTCTGGCGATGACGCTGGAACGGCGGCGGCGTGACCTCGCCCGGCTCCGCGCGGCGCT
Protein-coding regions in this window:
- a CDS encoding SCO7613 C-terminal domain-containing membrane protein; translated protein: MISYPCPYCSVAADAVAGCPGCGRGPDQDAVEVVRLDGQIRVLTQRLAATDAELRETWRLRHAAAARVRAAVASARPATVAAPARPAPAVPGRAVSAGAAVSGAAVSGAAVPEAAVPGAVAPGKPEASGKLVQNALFLLGGLLLGVAAIVFTAVAWAQFGVGGRAALLAAFTAAALAAPLAALRRGLSATAETFAGVGLLLVLLDGYAAWYVDLFGVARYSALAYAGAVFAVTAAVAAGYEHVTGLVGPRFVALLCAQPVLPLLVAPLHPGAAGWAFTLAGTAVLNLAVVYLRGARTALVMTAYALGAALLAASALAALVALAVAGAVPAAAVGGAALVTAAAVAVAGAGVSGSAPARSVTGFLAVVALGVGAARVAALAVPQAALVAVAAVAALLAVGVTVVLRHLPSEVRPGPWAGAATVVLVPFLYAGERAIVAAAGTWSLARPVFDAPAAVAGGDRWLAAVLVLLTAGAVVLLPRGARGLAVVVGAVPVAFAAPAALHLPWWSAAGFDLLAAAGVLAFALRARRSGGGAHVAARTTEALRTAARGLVRPGVALVAVVPVVHALGVGFGRPGVAALTLTGVLALGIGTAAAARGRRDIGGIGLAVGLLAVPAIGWTGAAAAGLPTSTQSRAALAGVALLVAVRHLVAVRWPGYGGHALAAALLGAVSAPLWTAVSGDPAGVYAASGLLLVALATGHRPQHGRRGHGRNWAAAAAVPLGVVLLGAVATGLVSVLVLPWGWLADVWSGRPAGVGLHPDGLGRVAAAAVLAVALLAPAAALAAGRRAAHWVAAAPLALTGPLALAAAGVSWPAVPAASLLAGLAGLLAVAIRPPWRPGTGGFGATGAAARRAGASWPAASGVATAVTCALLAAAGLAGALPTRWTTLVGLGGVLVVGAVVGAAGRDLPARLAGWLGAAGAALGFAYTAGRAAGLPVAHTALPVLGVAALALAVGTLLAGRRPVEGRAVQAAAHAGAVVALLLSAGTRYAAVVCALWGVALGVRALRSGTANRRIHIVAAAGAELLGWWLLLDAQRVSLVEAYTLPAAGVALLAGWLARRTRAELSSWSAYAVALGAALLPTLAVVLANEGEPVRRLLLGLGALAVVLLGARARLQAPVVTGGAVLGVVALHEAALIWDLLPRWIPLAAAGLLLVGLAMTLERRRRDLARLRAALNSMA